The Mustela erminea isolate mMusErm1 chromosome 18, mMusErm1.Pri, whole genome shotgun sequence genome has a window encoding:
- the BTBD17 gene encoding BTB/POZ domain-containing protein 17, which produces MLRLRSAKPGSWASFWAILTLVGLATRAAQRADVGGESTGTSINHSQMLLQRLQELLRQGNASDVVLRVQAAGTDEVRVFHTHRLLLGLHSELFRELLSNQSELVLQEPRDCAAVFDKFIRYLYCGELTVLLAQAIPLHRLATKYGVASLQRGVADYMRAHLAGGAGPAVGWYHYAVSTGDEALRQSCLQFLAWNLSAVAASAEWGAVSPELLAQLLPRSDLVLQDELELFHALEAWLGRTRPSSAVAERALRAIRYPMIPPAQLFQLQARSAALARHGEAVADLLLQAYQFHAASPLHFAKFFDVNGSAFLPRNYLAPAWGAPWIINNPARDDRSTSFQTQLGPSGHDAGRRVTWNVLFSPRWLPVSLRPVYADTAGTALPAARPEDGRPRLVVTPASSGGDAAGVSFQKTVLVGARQHGRLLVRHAYSFHQSSEEAGDFLAQADLQRRNSEYLVENALHLHLIVKPVYHTLIRTPK; this is translated from the exons ATGCTTCGCCTGCGCTCTGCCAAGCCTGGGTCCTGGGCCAGCTTCTGGGCCATCCTGACCTTGGTGGGTCTGGCCACTCGAGCAG CTCAGAGAGCCGACGTGGGCGGCGAGTCCACAGGCACCTCCATCAACCACTCCCAGATGCTCCTCCAGCGCCTGCAGGAGCTGCTGCGGCAGGGCAACGCCAGCGACGTGGTCCTGCGGGTGCAGGCGGCGGGCACCGATGAGGTCCGGGTCTTCCACACGCACCGCCTGCTGCTGGGCCTGCACAGCGAGCTGTTCCGGGAGCTGCTGAGCAACCAGAGTGAGCTGGTGCTCCAGGAGCCCCGGGACTGTGCCGCCGTCTTCGACAAGTTCATCAG GTACCTCTACTGCGGAGAGCTGACGGTGCTGCTGGCCCAGGCCATTCCCCTGCACAGGCTGGCCACCAAGTACGGCGTGGCCTCCCTGCAGCGCGGCGTGGCCGACTACATGCGCGCGCACCTGGCGGGCGGCGCGGGCCCAGCGGTGGGCTGGTACCACTATGCGGTGAGCACCGGGGATGAGGCCCTGCGCCAGAGCTGCCTCCAGTTCCTGGCCTGGAACCTGTCAGCGGTGGCCGCGAGCGCCGAGTGGGGCGCCGTGAGTCCCGAGCTCCTGGCGCAGCTCCTGCCGCGCTCGGACCTGGTGCTGCAGGACGAGCTGGAGCTGTTCCACGCGCTCGAGGCGTGGCTGGGGCGCACCCGGCCGTCCTCCGCCGTGGCCGAGCGCGCGCTGCGGGCCATCCGCTACCCCATGATCCCCCCGGCGCAGCTGTTCCAGCTCCAGGCCCGCTCGGCCGCCTTGGCGCGCCACGGCGAGGCGGTGGCCGACCTGCTGCTGCAGGCCTACCAGTTCCACGCCGCCTCGCCGCTGCACTTCGCCAAATTCTTCGACGTCAACGGCAGCGCCTTCCTTCCCCGCAACTACCTCGCGCCCGCCTGGGGCGCCCCGTGGATCATCAACAACCCGGCCCGCGACGACCGCAGCACCAGCTTCCAGACGCAGCTGGGCCCCAGCGGCCACGACGCGGGTCGCCGGGTCACGTGGAACGTGCTCTTCTCCCCGCGCTGGCTGCCCGTCAGCCTGCGGCCCGTCTACGCGGACACGGCGGGCACCGCGCTGCCCGCCGCGCGCCCGGAAGACGGACGGCCGCGCCTGGTGGTCACGCCGGCCAGCAGCGGTGGCGACGCGGCTGGCGTGAGCTTCCAGAAGACGGTGCTGGTAGGGGCGCGGCAGCACGGCCGCCTGCTGGTCCGCCACGCCTACAGCTTCCACCAGAGCAGCGAGGAGGCGGGCGACTTCCTGGCGCAGGCGGACCTGCAGCGGCGCAACTCCGAGTACCTGGTGGAGAACGCCCTGCACCTGCACCTCATCGTCAAGCCCGTCTACCACACCCTCATCCGGACCCCCAAGTAG